One Actinospica robiniae DSM 44927 genomic region harbors:
- a CDS encoding RapZ C-terminal domain-containing protein encodes MANLTILSFGYLHEVPDATMTVDLRQILRDPHIDPALRAKDARDAEVFAKVAGTFGALELADRLREVGAVLSMLAQVTGHPTTLAIGCAGGRHRSAALAMLIADELTAEGHEVTVTHLHVDRPVVARS; translated from the coding sequence ATGGCGAACCTGACGATCCTCTCGTTCGGCTACCTGCACGAGGTGCCGGACGCGACCATGACTGTGGACCTGCGTCAGATCCTGCGCGACCCGCACATCGACCCGGCACTGCGCGCCAAGGACGCCCGCGACGCCGAAGTGTTCGCGAAGGTCGCCGGCACCTTCGGCGCGCTCGAACTGGCCGACCGGCTGCGCGAGGTCGGCGCCGTGCTCAGCATGCTCGCGCAGGTCACCGGCCACCCGACCACCCTCGCGATCGGCTGCGCGGGCGGGCGGCACCGCTCCGCCGCCCTGGCGATGCTCATCGCCGACGAACTGACCGCCGAGGGCCACGAAGTCACCGTGACCCACCTGCACGTCGACCGGCCCGTCGTCGCCCGCTCGTGA
- a CDS encoding DUF2637 domain-containing protein encodes MSTTTYEAAPAPINGHRFDRSPPFTELDPTPPPDRAASRLSGGWTVLTAITGLLAVYLALGGMTLSFRAVSAEMRPAFGAWAWLVPVVADLSVLVFSGVDLVLEKLDMPHPLARWTVYGATFGTVYLNYTAGGDAAGRVAHVLMPSIWVVFIELMRHIVRRRVSLETGRRRDPIPAARWFLAPWPTAKLWRRMVLWRINSYTAALAAERRRLAAIAVVRETHGRAWRWRVSPLLRMQIAMGELGAEQLNAQITDRSDGHNSGQETAMDSADDGQGDSQESAKPRPKRRPSRGQSTAEKVAKLTATHPDWSAAQVAEKLEIGERTARRYMTGK; translated from the coding sequence ATGTCCACCACCACATACGAAGCGGCTCCGGCGCCGATCAACGGCCATCGGTTCGACCGCTCTCCACCCTTCACTGAGCTCGACCCGACCCCGCCGCCGGACCGTGCCGCTTCCCGTCTCTCCGGCGGATGGACGGTACTGACCGCCATTACCGGCCTGTTGGCTGTTTACCTCGCACTCGGCGGCATGACGCTCTCGTTCCGTGCGGTCTCCGCGGAGATGCGGCCGGCGTTCGGGGCGTGGGCATGGCTGGTGCCGGTGGTCGCAGACCTGTCCGTCCTGGTGTTCTCTGGGGTCGACCTGGTCTTGGAGAAGCTCGACATGCCCCACCCGCTGGCCCGATGGACCGTGTACGGCGCGACCTTCGGCACGGTGTATCTGAACTACACCGCTGGCGGAGACGCCGCCGGTCGCGTCGCGCACGTGCTGATGCCCTCGATCTGGGTTGTGTTCATCGAACTGATGCGACACATCGTGCGGCGCCGGGTCAGCCTGGAGACCGGCCGACGCCGTGACCCGATCCCGGCCGCGCGCTGGTTCCTCGCCCCGTGGCCGACCGCGAAACTTTGGCGGCGGATGGTGCTGTGGCGCATCAACTCCTACACCGCCGCACTCGCCGCCGAGCGGCGACGCCTGGCGGCTATCGCCGTGGTCCGCGAGACGCACGGACGCGCGTGGCGCTGGCGCGTCTCGCCGCTGCTGCGCATGCAGATCGCCATGGGCGAACTCGGCGCCGAACAGCTCAACGCCCAGATCACGGACCGGAGCGACGGCCACAACAGCGGCCAGGAGACGGCCATGGACTCGGCCGACGACGGCCAGGGAGACAGCCAAGAGTCGGCCAAGCCCCGGCCGAAGCGTCGGCCGTCGCGCGGCCAGTCGACGGCCGAGAAGGTGGCCAAGCTGACGGCCACTCACCCCGACTGGTCGGCCGCGCAGGTGGCCGAGAAGCTCGAAATCGGCGAGCGCACGGCCCGCCGCTACATGACCGGCAAATAG
- a CDS encoding DUF3987 domain-containing protein, producing MSARALHLVPNQPDDGPEFSLPHDVDAERAVLGAAMLGGPAILDEIRDTLDAAAFYRPAHESVFHILCDLADTGRPLDALAVANALGSELNRVGGLGYLHSLMEVVPTAANGPYYAELVRDKAYARKLVEVGMRLAQMGRSEFEPDLLAAAQREILTLTTRSSRGWSEPVPLSTQRPVVPFPIHALPRWVRAKVEAVAHDTQTPLDLAGTLALACLATAAGGLAIVEVRPESGWSEPVNLYLVAALPPGSRKSPVFSSMTSPILSTERQLQEEMVPRITELAVDRKAADEYAARMADALAKSPIDERDSARHEAHQAALNAAAIVVPKEPRLFTDDATPEQISTMLADQDGRLAVLSAESEIFDVIAGRYSGNPNLNVVLKGHAGDAIRVDRKGRPSESIDHPALTLGVCTQPAALADLAAIPGAAGRGLLARFLFSIPEVNIGMRDTKPRPADRAAHEAYDRTLTTLVLTMRDRAEPVRLSLAAGASDLLDAVAEEIERSMAEGGSLAHLRDWGAKSAGAMMRIAGLLHLAEHLSEGYGRPISVETLAAAHTLIEYYTAHTLAAFDSMTTDPATDRATAVLRWIQRTEPVRFTARDAFRAMPRSKAAKMSDVEPALSLLEQHGYIRRRPAPPSSARGGRPAAPEFETNPLTTGAALHK from the coding sequence GTGTCCGCTCGCGCTCTCCATCTCGTTCCCAACCAGCCCGACGACGGCCCGGAATTCAGCCTTCCCCATGACGTAGACGCTGAGCGCGCTGTGCTCGGCGCCGCGATGCTCGGCGGCCCCGCGATCCTTGACGAGATCCGGGACACGCTCGACGCAGCAGCCTTCTACCGGCCTGCCCATGAGTCCGTTTTCCACATCCTGTGCGACCTCGCCGACACCGGCCGCCCGCTTGACGCGCTCGCCGTAGCGAACGCGTTGGGCTCCGAACTCAACCGCGTCGGTGGACTCGGCTACCTCCACAGCCTGATGGAGGTAGTACCGACCGCAGCGAACGGCCCCTACTACGCCGAGCTGGTCAGGGATAAGGCCTACGCGCGCAAGCTCGTCGAAGTCGGCATGCGTCTGGCGCAGATGGGTCGCAGTGAGTTCGAACCGGACCTACTCGCCGCCGCACAGCGCGAAATCCTCACCCTCACCACACGCTCATCACGCGGATGGAGCGAACCCGTGCCCCTGTCCACGCAAAGGCCCGTCGTCCCCTTCCCCATCCACGCCCTGCCTCGGTGGGTACGTGCGAAGGTCGAAGCCGTCGCGCACGACACCCAAACGCCTCTCGATCTCGCCGGTACGCTCGCCCTCGCCTGCCTCGCCACGGCCGCCGGAGGGCTCGCAATCGTCGAAGTTCGGCCGGAATCCGGCTGGTCCGAGCCGGTCAATCTTTACCTTGTCGCGGCTCTCCCGCCCGGCTCGCGGAAGTCTCCCGTGTTCTCCTCCATGACCTCGCCGATCCTCTCCACCGAACGGCAGCTTCAGGAAGAGATGGTGCCGCGCATCACCGAACTCGCGGTGGATCGGAAGGCCGCTGACGAATACGCCGCACGGATGGCTGACGCACTGGCGAAGTCCCCGATCGATGAACGGGACTCGGCCCGGCACGAAGCCCACCAGGCCGCGCTGAATGCCGCCGCAATCGTCGTTCCGAAGGAACCGCGGCTGTTCACTGACGACGCCACGCCGGAACAGATTTCGACGATGCTCGCTGACCAGGATGGCCGCTTGGCCGTGCTTTCCGCCGAGTCGGAGATCTTCGACGTGATCGCCGGAAGGTACAGCGGGAACCCGAATCTCAATGTCGTTCTCAAGGGCCATGCGGGCGACGCGATCCGCGTAGACCGCAAGGGGCGACCCTCCGAGTCCATTGACCACCCTGCGCTCACGCTCGGGGTATGCACTCAGCCCGCTGCTCTCGCCGATCTCGCCGCGATTCCCGGCGCAGCCGGACGCGGATTGCTCGCGCGCTTCCTGTTCAGCATTCCTGAGGTCAACATCGGAATGCGTGACACCAAGCCCCGTCCGGCCGACCGTGCCGCGCATGAGGCTTATGACCGCACGCTCACCACGCTGGTTCTGACGATGCGAGACCGTGCCGAGCCCGTTCGCCTCAGTCTCGCGGCTGGTGCCTCGGATCTTCTCGACGCAGTCGCCGAGGAGATCGAGCGCTCCATGGCCGAGGGCGGCTCTCTGGCGCACCTCCGCGACTGGGGAGCGAAGTCCGCCGGCGCCATGATGCGCATCGCCGGTCTGCTTCACCTCGCCGAGCACCTGAGCGAGGGATACGGCCGACCGATCAGCGTCGAGACCCTTGCCGCTGCTCACACTCTGATCGAGTACTACACCGCCCATACCCTCGCGGCGTTCGACAGCATGACGACGGACCCGGCCACCGACCGCGCCACCGCCGTACTCCGCTGGATCCAGCGGACCGAGCCGGTACGGTTCACCGCGCGCGACGCCTTCCGGGCCATGCCCCGATCCAAGGCGGCGAAGATGTCGGACGTCGAGCCCGCTCTTTCCCTGCTCGAACAGCACGGCTACATCCGGCGTCGCCCGGCTCCGCCGTCTTCTGCGCGAGGCGGACGGCCCGCCGCGCCCGAGTTCGAAACCAACCCGCTCACGACCGGTGCTGCTCTGCACAAGTAG
- a CDS encoding helix-turn-helix transcriptional regulator: MARDELLTVPQVASELQISRATLYRWVETGKGPKPLKLPGGTLRFRRSALDRFLTECSALV; encoded by the coding sequence ATGGCACGAGACGAGTTGCTGACCGTCCCCCAAGTCGCCAGCGAACTCCAGATCTCCCGCGCAACTCTCTACCGCTGGGTGGAGACCGGCAAGGGACCCAAGCCGCTCAAGCTCCCGGGCGGAACGCTCCGCTTCCGCCGCTCCGCTCTCGACCGGTTCCTCACCGAGTGCTCCGCGCTCGTCTAA
- a CDS encoding tyrosine-type recombinase/integrase: MAISFTVRIWNIRPLKRATKTTYQVRWVVGPENHTKTFATKALAESYRATLTSAMARGEAFDIASGLPVSLARSANNTTWYDLAVAFCDTKWKRWAPGSRAAAAEALATVTAVLVDSDHGPDVVERRHALEKWAFNKAARDGGEVPEAHVVAVGWLQEHSVSVGALTDAATVRRALEAISSKLDGSPAAATTANRKRMVFHQALEYAVERCHLEANPLDRVKWKAPKTSDSVDRRSVVNPTQARALITSVSEINGRMALFFALMYFAALRPAEAVALRLEDCELPEQGWGMLYLSRSIPMTGAEWTDSGEPHESRSLKHRAKEEVRPVPACPELVSWIRRHAKSYGTAPDGRLLRGTRGERLSEDSCGRVWRAARSATLDARQAASPLAKRPYDLRHAAVSTWLNAGVQPTLVAEWAGHSVQVLLRVYAKCIEGQDAQSRKLIEHALGAAETGAEPSSESTETVRRDETEQAPDE; this comes from the coding sequence ATGGCGATCTCGTTCACTGTCCGCATCTGGAACATCCGCCCTCTGAAGCGTGCGACCAAGACCACCTACCAAGTCAGGTGGGTCGTCGGCCCCGAGAACCACACCAAGACGTTCGCAACCAAAGCTCTCGCCGAGAGCTATCGAGCCACCCTCACCTCTGCGATGGCGCGGGGCGAGGCGTTCGATATCGCCTCTGGCCTGCCCGTCTCGCTCGCCCGCAGCGCGAACAACACCACCTGGTATGACTTGGCCGTCGCGTTCTGCGACACCAAATGGAAGCGCTGGGCCCCAGGCAGCCGCGCTGCCGCCGCCGAAGCTCTCGCCACCGTCACTGCTGTTCTGGTCGACAGTGACCACGGCCCGGACGTCGTCGAGCGCCGGCATGCCCTCGAAAAGTGGGCATTCAACAAGGCTGCCCGCGACGGAGGGGAAGTGCCCGAGGCGCACGTCGTGGCGGTCGGCTGGCTTCAGGAGCACTCCGTGTCGGTGGGCGCGCTGACGGATGCGGCGACCGTCCGCCGCGCCCTGGAAGCGATCTCGTCTAAGCTCGACGGCAGCCCGGCCGCCGCGACCACGGCCAACCGGAAGCGGATGGTCTTCCACCAGGCGCTTGAGTACGCGGTAGAGCGCTGCCATCTCGAAGCCAACCCGCTTGACAGGGTCAAGTGGAAGGCGCCGAAGACGTCAGACTCCGTGGACCGGAGATCTGTCGTCAACCCGACCCAGGCGCGAGCGCTGATCACCTCCGTCTCGGAGATCAACGGTCGGATGGCGCTGTTCTTCGCGCTGATGTACTTCGCGGCGCTGCGCCCGGCCGAAGCGGTCGCGCTCAGGCTCGAAGACTGCGAGCTCCCGGAACAGGGCTGGGGCATGCTCTATCTCTCGCGGTCAATCCCCATGACCGGAGCCGAGTGGACCGACAGCGGTGAGCCACACGAGAGCCGCTCGCTCAAGCACCGCGCAAAGGAGGAAGTCCGTCCGGTGCCAGCGTGCCCGGAGCTGGTGAGTTGGATCAGACGGCACGCCAAGAGCTACGGCACTGCGCCGGACGGACGTCTTCTCAGGGGAACACGTGGCGAGCGGCTATCAGAGGACTCCTGCGGCCGAGTCTGGCGCGCCGCACGCAGCGCCACACTCGACGCCCGCCAGGCTGCTTCCCCACTGGCTAAGCGGCCCTACGACCTCCGCCACGCGGCCGTCTCGACGTGGCTCAACGCCGGGGTTCAGCCGACCCTCGTTGCCGAGTGGGCGGGCCACAGCGTTCAGGTGCTCCTGCGCGTCTACGCGAAGTGCATCGAGGGCCAGGACGCGCAGAGCCGCAAGCTCATCGAGCACGCGCTTGGCGCTGCGGAGACTGGGGCGGAGCCGTCGAGCGAGTCGACCGAGACCGTTCGCAGAGACGAGACCGAGCAAGCCCCAGACGAGTGA
- a CDS encoding LppU/SCO3897 family protein, whose amino-acid sequence MSRKVLWGIVAGALVVAGYLYWVGDNRHTDLAVGDCVSTADGGQLDVVGCGAGSGVYKIIAEYDGSDSNQCDAVAGTMKSFVISQSGTGGLVLCAGKA is encoded by the coding sequence ATGTCACGCAAGGTGCTGTGGGGGATAGTGGCCGGGGCCCTGGTCGTAGCCGGCTACCTCTATTGGGTGGGCGACAACCGGCACACCGACCTGGCCGTCGGCGACTGCGTATCGACGGCCGACGGCGGACAGCTCGACGTCGTCGGCTGCGGCGCCGGATCCGGGGTCTACAAGATAATCGCCGAATACGACGGGTCCGACTCGAACCAGTGCGACGCCGTCGCCGGCACGATGAAGTCGTTCGTGATCAGCCAGTCCGGCACCGGCGGCCTCGTGCTCTGCGCCGGCAAGGCGTAG
- a CDS encoding inositol-3-phosphate synthase yields the protein MGSVRVAIVGVGNCASSLVQGVEYYKDADPASRVPGLMHVQFGDYHVSDLEFVAAFDVDAKKVGQDLAHAIHASENNTIKIADVPPTGVTVQRGHTHDGLGKYYMQTIEESTESPVDVIQALKDTKADVLVCYLPVGSEQAAKFYAQCAIDAKVAFVNALPVFIAGTKEWADKFTEAGVPIVGDDIKSQVGATITHRVLAKLFEDRGVVLDRTMQLNVGGNMDFMNMLERERLESKKISKTQAVTSQLQHDLGKGNVHIGPSDYVAWLDDRKWAYVRLEGRAFGDVPLNLEYKLEVWDSPNSAGVIIDAVRCAKIALDRGIGGPILSASSYFMKSPPVQYFDDQARDAVEQFIKGEVER from the coding sequence ATGGGTTCGGTTCGCGTAGCCATTGTGGGCGTGGGCAACTGCGCCTCGTCCCTCGTGCAGGGAGTCGAGTACTACAAGGACGCCGACCCGGCCTCGCGGGTCCCCGGCCTGATGCACGTCCAGTTCGGCGACTACCACGTGAGCGACCTCGAGTTCGTCGCCGCGTTCGACGTGGACGCGAAGAAGGTGGGCCAGGACCTCGCGCACGCCATCCACGCGTCCGAGAACAACACCATCAAGATCGCCGACGTCCCGCCGACCGGCGTGACCGTGCAGCGCGGCCACACGCACGACGGCCTGGGCAAGTACTACATGCAGACCATCGAGGAGTCCACCGAGTCTCCGGTCGACGTGATCCAGGCGCTCAAGGACACCAAGGCCGACGTGCTGGTGTGCTACCTGCCGGTCGGTTCGGAGCAGGCCGCGAAGTTCTACGCGCAGTGCGCCATCGACGCCAAGGTCGCCTTCGTCAACGCCCTCCCGGTCTTCATCGCCGGCACCAAGGAGTGGGCCGACAAGTTCACCGAGGCCGGTGTCCCGATCGTCGGCGACGACATCAAGAGCCAGGTCGGCGCGACCATCACGCACCGCGTGCTGGCCAAGCTGTTCGAGGACCGCGGCGTCGTGCTCGACCGGACCATGCAGCTGAACGTCGGCGGCAACATGGACTTCATGAACATGCTCGAGCGCGAGCGCCTGGAGTCCAAGAAGATCTCCAAGACCCAGGCCGTGACCTCGCAGCTGCAGCACGACCTCGGCAAGGGCAACGTGCACATCGGCCCGTCCGACTACGTCGCGTGGCTCGACGACCGCAAGTGGGCCTACGTGCGCCTCGAGGGCCGCGCCTTCGGCGACGTGCCGCTGAACCTGGAGTACAAGCTCGAGGTCTGGGACTCCCCGAACTCGGCCGGCGTCATCATCGACGCGGTGCGCTGCGCCAAGATCGCGCTCGACCGCGGCATCGGCGGCCCGATCCTCTCGGCGTCCTCCTACTTCATGAAGAGCCCGCCGGTCCAGTACTTCGACGACCAGGCCCGCGACGCCGTCGAGCAGTTCATCAAGGGCGAGGTCGAGCGCTAA
- a CDS encoding PadR family transcriptional regulator has protein sequence MAKRSGVLEFAVLGLLHESPMHGYELRKRLNLLLGSFRAFSYGTLYPCLKGLVACGWIVEDRPVVEPRGVETNRRSKIVYKLTPAGESRFRSLLSDAGPSAWEDENFGVHFAFFGRTDAAIRLRILEGRRTRLEERLDLIRQQVTKTRERIDGYTLELQRHGLESVEREVRWLNELIRTEHDQQQVGPPAS, from the coding sequence GTGGCCAAGCGCTCGGGAGTGCTCGAGTTCGCCGTGCTGGGCCTGTTGCACGAGTCGCCGATGCACGGCTATGAGCTGCGCAAGCGGCTCAATCTACTGCTCGGATCGTTCCGTGCCTTCTCGTACGGCACGCTCTATCCGTGTCTGAAGGGTCTGGTCGCCTGCGGCTGGATCGTAGAGGACCGGCCAGTGGTGGAGCCACGCGGGGTCGAGACCAACCGTCGTTCGAAGATCGTCTACAAGCTGACCCCGGCCGGTGAGAGCCGCTTTCGCAGCCTGCTCTCCGATGCCGGGCCTTCGGCCTGGGAGGACGAGAACTTCGGGGTCCACTTCGCCTTCTTCGGGCGCACCGACGCGGCGATCCGCTTGCGGATTCTCGAAGGCCGCAGAACGCGCCTGGAAGAGAGGCTGGATCTGATCCGCCAACAGGTCACCAAGACCAGGGAGCGGATCGACGGATACACGCTGGAACTCCAGCGCCATGGTCTGGAGTCGGTCGAACGCGAAGTCAGGTGGCTCAACGAGCTGATCCGGACCGAGCATGACCAGCAGCAGGTAGGACCACCTGCGTCCTGA
- a CDS encoding transglycosylase domain-containing protein, with protein MGRTGEATPREQTTMGGYQYGRGDSTGDDPRSRGQGGGGRRGYGSSGDGDAADRGQSRGYGAGGGSRGYGSPDPGAGPDPYSQRPSAPSPGPQTPQAPQQPQYPSGGAQSGSGSGGGSRGRDPYGGSAGQGGRAGGGGRRGYGGQGGASGGRGRGGAGEPITGELVGTAGPQPYDEPAATRIQDPADAPPGVPGPRRSRLEERRAARGGEPNDASQTRSDQYPESALNGRSTRNGAAARAGARARGAGGRPPAGPVKKTGYHRYFDYPRTGKYGWKRWTPSVKQLTGCFLGCFFLVLGLVVFEYEAVGIPDVHSNVFAQGSSFTYDNSVSFANVGPANRTLVDYSQIPMMIQNAVVAQEDKTFWTNPGVSYTGTARALLVDLMGGSTQGGSTITQQFVKNAYLTQAQTTSRKVDEIFIALKLSHSMDKKTIMADYLNTSPFGRNTDGIAAGAKAWFNLTMAQMAKEPAATQASQSAFLAMMLNSPSTYSAGWDPTQSAATQHAAQAKALARWKDTLSNMEAYKLITPDVYAQAVAKPPTVIPLSTATPGRTMTDVQMQQAAEDWLDNYNSAHKDPTAPTKAEIEDNGGYTVVTTFNQKYMNMAATAMQSGLLSKETAFDKKTLQPGLAAVDPSTGDLVAFYGGTTFENNATQRTSQGGSTFKAFTLATALTNNWSPNSFLNGNVWPDATVNPDEVQQDAGAKPITNDGDMTSKPGWMTLQHATDDSVNTAFVRLEMAQPKQYDSVEEIADAFGMPQSTPGWTSNQAGCDNARFTLGVCPTDPARMASVYGVFAADGTLHELTEIKEIKRPDGTIWTPKTTTSQPISSNVAATETKLLTGVIHNSDGTANTAYNQSSLHMTNIAGKTGTSTLDYTDNTKALMAQDKYNNHGGSYSTAGIWFDGYSSKLSISVGISRWDDLTVNGQSKSTQLPVDNIANSGMDFGATYPFAVWADFMKQMQGSPLGGDETFTAAQPNPDATVYNSPSASPKPSISSTPTMSSSPSSPASTEPGEEPSATCSVNGFGRCIGNGGGNGGNGGNGGNGGNGASSSASASPSSSASGTTGNPGGLGGNF; from the coding sequence ATGGGGCGCACAGGTGAAGCAACGCCGAGGGAGCAGACCACGATGGGCGGATATCAGTACGGACGAGGCGACTCGACCGGCGACGATCCTCGCTCCCGGGGGCAGGGTGGCGGCGGACGTCGCGGCTACGGCTCCTCCGGTGACGGCGACGCCGCCGACCGCGGGCAGTCCAGAGGATACGGCGCGGGCGGCGGCTCGCGCGGCTACGGCTCGCCCGATCCGGGCGCCGGGCCGGACCCGTACTCCCAGCGCCCCTCGGCTCCGTCTCCGGGGCCGCAGACGCCCCAGGCGCCGCAGCAGCCGCAGTACCCGTCCGGGGGTGCGCAGAGCGGCTCCGGGTCCGGCGGCGGTTCCCGCGGGCGCGACCCCTACGGCGGCTCCGCGGGCCAGGGCGGGCGCGCGGGCGGCGGCGGACGCCGCGGCTACGGCGGCCAGGGCGGCGCTTCCGGCGGCCGCGGACGCGGCGGAGCCGGCGAGCCGATCACCGGCGAGCTGGTGGGCACGGCCGGACCGCAGCCCTACGACGAGCCGGCCGCCACCCGGATCCAGGACCCGGCGGACGCTCCGCCCGGGGTCCCCGGCCCGCGCCGCAGCCGGCTCGAGGAGCGCCGCGCCGCGCGCGGCGGCGAGCCCAACGACGCCAGCCAGACCAGGTCGGACCAGTACCCGGAGAGCGCGCTCAACGGCCGCTCCACCCGCAACGGGGCCGCGGCCCGCGCCGGAGCGCGCGCCCGAGGCGCCGGGGGCCGGCCGCCGGCCGGCCCGGTGAAGAAGACCGGCTACCACCGTTACTTCGACTACCCGCGCACCGGCAAGTACGGCTGGAAGCGCTGGACGCCGTCGGTCAAGCAGCTCACCGGCTGCTTCCTGGGCTGCTTCTTCCTGGTGCTTGGCCTTGTGGTGTTCGAGTACGAGGCCGTGGGCATCCCGGACGTGCACTCGAACGTGTTCGCGCAGGGGTCGTCGTTCACCTACGACAACTCCGTCTCGTTCGCGAACGTCGGCCCGGCGAACCGGACCCTGGTCGACTACTCGCAGATTCCGATGATGATCCAGAACGCCGTCGTGGCCCAGGAGGACAAGACCTTCTGGACCAACCCCGGCGTCTCCTACACCGGTACCGCGCGGGCATTGCTGGTCGACCTGATGGGCGGCAGCACGCAGGGTGGTTCGACCATCACGCAGCAGTTCGTCAAGAACGCCTATCTGACCCAGGCGCAGACCACGTCCCGCAAGGTCGACGAGATCTTCATCGCGTTGAAGCTCTCGCATTCGATGGACAAAAAGACGATCATGGCGGACTACCTCAACACCTCGCCCTTCGGTCGCAACACCGACGGCATAGCGGCGGGGGCGAAGGCGTGGTTCAACCTGACGATGGCTCAGATGGCCAAGGAACCGGCGGCCACCCAGGCCTCCCAATCCGCGTTCCTCGCCATGATGCTCAACTCGCCCTCGACCTACTCGGCCGGATGGGATCCGACCCAGTCCGCCGCCACCCAGCACGCGGCGCAGGCGAAGGCGCTGGCGCGGTGGAAGGACACGCTCTCCAACATGGAGGCGTACAAGCTCATCACGCCTGACGTCTACGCCCAGGCCGTGGCGAAGCCGCCGACCGTGATCCCGCTCAGCACCGCCACGCCCGGCCGGACCATGACGGACGTCCAGATGCAGCAGGCCGCGGAGGACTGGCTCGACAATTACAACTCGGCTCACAAGGACCCGACCGCACCGACCAAGGCCGAGATCGAGGACAACGGCGGCTACACGGTCGTCACCACCTTCAACCAGAAGTACATGAACATGGCCGCGACCGCCATGCAGAGCGGGCTGCTGTCGAAGGAGACCGCCTTCGACAAGAAGACGCTCCAACCCGGGCTCGCGGCGGTCGACCCGTCCACCGGCGACCTGGTGGCGTTCTACGGCGGTACGACCTTCGAGAACAACGCGACCCAGCGGACATCCCAGGGTGGATCGACCTTCAAGGCGTTCACCCTGGCCACGGCGCTGACGAACAACTGGTCGCCGAACAGTTTCCTCAACGGCAACGTGTGGCCGGACGCCACGGTCAACCCGGACGAGGTGCAGCAGGACGCCGGAGCCAAGCCGATCACCAACGACGGCGACATGACGAGCAAACCCGGCTGGATGACGCTGCAGCACGCCACCGACGACTCCGTCAACACCGCGTTCGTCCGGCTGGAGATGGCCCAGCCCAAGCAGTACGACTCGGTCGAGGAGATTGCCGACGCCTTCGGCATGCCGCAGTCCACCCCCGGCTGGACCAGCAACCAGGCCGGTTGTGACAACGCCCGGTTCACCCTGGGCGTGTGCCCGACCGACCCGGCCCGTATGGCCTCGGTCTACGGCGTGTTCGCGGCCGACGGCACGCTGCACGAGCTGACCGAGATCAAGGAGATCAAGCGGCCGGACGGCACGATCTGGACTCCGAAGACCACGACCTCGCAGCCCATCTCCAGCAACGTCGCGGCCACCGAGACCAAGCTGCTGACCGGCGTCATCCACAACTCGGACGGCACCGCGAACACCGCGTACAACCAGAGCAGCCTGCACATGACCAACATCGCGGGCAAGACGGGCACGTCCACCCTGGACTACACCGATAACACCAAGGCCCTGATGGCGCAGGACAAGTACAACAACCACGGCGGCTCGTACTCCACGGCCGGTATCTGGTTCGACGGGTACAGCAGCAAGCTGTCCATCTCGGTGGGCATCAGCCGGTGGGATGATCTGACCGTGAACGGCCAGTCGAAATCGACCCAGCTGCCGGTGGACAACATCGCCAACTCGGGCATGGACTTCGGCGCCACCTATCCGTTCGCGGTGTGGGCCGACTTCATGAAGCAGATGCAGGGCTCCCCGCTCGGCGGCGACGAGACGTTCACCGCGGCGCAGCCGAACCCGGACGCGACGGTGTACAACAGCCCGTCGGCCAGCCCGAAGCCGTCGATCAGCTCGACCCCCACGATGTCGTCGAGCCCGAGCTCGCCGGCGAGCACCGAGCCGGGCGAGGAGCCGAGCGCAACCTGCTCGGTGAACGGCTTCGGCCGGTGCATCGGCAACGGCGGGGGGAACGGCGGCAACGGCGGGAACGGTGGGAACGGCGGCAACGGGGCCAGCTCTTCGGCCAGTGCCAGCCCGAGCTCCTCGGCCTCCGGTACCACCGGCAACCCCGGCGGGTTAGGCGGCAATTTCTAG